The window GGCCGCGGGCGTGGCCGGCGCAATGGCATCCAGTTTGCCGCGCAGTTCCAGCAGCAGGCGTTCCGCCGTTTTCTTGCCGATGCCGGGTATCCGCGTGAGCAGGGCGGTGTCCTGCTGCGCGATTGCTGCTGATAGGTCAGCACTGCTCATGCCCGAGAGGATTGCCAGCGCGGTACGCGCACCAATGCCGGTAACTTTGATCAGCGCGCGAAAGGTGGCGCGTTCGTCCTGTCGCAGAAACCCGTAAAGAACATGTGCGTCTTCGCGGATGGCCAGATGGGTGTATAGCGTGACTTTGGCCCCTGCCTCGGGCAAGTCATAAAAAGTACTCATGGGTACATCGATATCGTAGCCCACACCGTTGACATCCAGGCACAGGCCTGGCGGTTGTTTTTCAATCAGCAGGCCGGTTAGTCGTCCGATCATCAGGAACTCCACAAACCCTGTTCATGCAGGGATCATCAGAAAAAAATCAAAGCGCTATGGTACACAAGCTTATCACCTTATGCTTGAATAACCGGGTCGCACGCCAGGTATGGCAGCAGCGCCGTTATTGTCTTCATCAGTCAATCAGTCTGCCGGCGCGCAGGCGGCTGCGGCCTCGTCGGGTGCCCAGCAATAGATCCTGGCCGCTTAAACGAGTGGCCAGGGGTGCAGCATGCGCATGGCAGATGGCGCAAGCCAGTGCGTCGGCAGAGTCCGGCGCAGGCAGGCTATTGAGTGTCAGCAGGCGTTGCACCATATGCTGCACTTGTTCTTTTTGTGCATGGCCGTTGCCGACCACGGCTTTTTTAATTTGCAGCGCGGTGTATTCGGTGACATCCAGATGGCGATCCGCCAGCGCGCACATGGCTGCGCCACGGGCCTGGCCCAGCAGCAGCGTTGAAGCCGGATTGGTATTGACGAAGACTTTTTCCAGTGCCGATACCGTCGGCGAATAGGTATCGACCACCTCGCGGATACTATCGAGGATCACTTTAAGGCGTTCGTGCAGGGGAATATCTGAAGGGACCACAATGGTGCCGCTGCCCACGTAGGAGATGCGCATGCCGGCGGCGTCGATCACGCCAAAACCGGTGCGGCGCAGGCCAGGGTCAATACCAAGAATCCGCAACATCAATGTCTCCCTGGGGTTGCCCCGGCGCGGGCCGGGGTGCTATCACAACTGCAATTAATGACGGAAGTGCCGGGTGCCTGTGAGTACCATGGCAATGCCGTGTTCGTCGGCGGCGGCGATCACTTCATCATCGCGCATGCTGCCGCCGGGTTGAATGACGCAATCGGCGCCTGCCTGAACGATCACATCCAGCCCATCGCGGAACGGGAAGAAGGCATCGGACGCGGCTGCAGTATTCTGCAATGACAGGCCGGCGTTTTCAGCCTTGATGGAGGCGATGCGGGCAGAATCGATCCGGCTCATCTGGCCGGCACCAACGCCATACGTCATGCCTTCACGGCAGAACACAATAGCATTGGATTTGACGAACTGGGCCACATTCCAGGCAAATAGCAGATCATCCATCTGCTGCGCAGTGGGTTGCTTGCGCGTGACCACTTTGCAGTCGCTTGCTGCCAGCGGTTTGTGATCGGGGTTCTGTACCAGCCAGCCGCCGCCAACACGTTTGACATCAAAGGGATTCTGGCCTTCACCCAGGGCAACGGTCAGAACGCGAACATTTTTTTTGCCGGCCAGCAATACCAGGGCATCGGGCGTGTACTCGGGGGCGAGCAGGACCTCGACGAACTGTTCACTTACTGCCTGTGCCGTCGCTTCATCAACAATACGGTTGAAGGCAATGATGCCGCCAAAGGCGGATGTCGGATCGGTTTTGAATGCCTTGCGATAGGAGCCGGCCGCATCGTCGGCGACGGCAACGCCGCAGGGGTTGGCGTGCTTGACGATGACGCAGGCGGGCGCAGCGAACGTGCGCACGCATTCCCAGGCGGCATCGGCATCGGCAATATTGTTATAGGACAGTTCCTTGCCCTGCAATTGGACATAGTTGCCCAATACGCCGGCAGGTACGCTGGCGTCCAGATAGAAAGCAGCGGATTGATGCGGGTTCTCGCCATAACGTAGCGCCTGATGCTGACGCAATTGAATGGTCAGACTTTCCGGCCAGCTTTGGCGGGCCGGCTCGTTTTCCTGTTCCGGTTCAGCATCAGTAATGGCACTCAGATAATTGGCAATGGCGCCGTCATAGGCTGCCGTATGGGCATACACTTTTTTGGCCAGTGACAGGCGCAAGCCATATGAGGTGCTGCCCTGTTCGTCAAGTTCGCGTAACACCGCTGCGTAATCAGACGGGTCAATCACAACGGTGACGCCGCCTTCGCGCGTGCCGTGGTTTTTGGCGGCTGCGCGCAGCATGGCGGGGCCGCCGATATCGATATTTTCAACGGCATCGGCAAAGGTGCAGCCGGCCTTGGCGATGGTTTCGCGGAAAGGGTACAGGTTGACCACCAGCAGATCGATCGGATCAATGTTGTGTGTTTGCAGCGTGTCCAGATGCGCCTGACTGTCGCGTCGCGCCAGCAGCCCGCCGTGAATGCGCGGGTGCAGGGTCTTGACCCGCCCATCCAGAATCTCGGGCGATTGGGTATGTTCCGCAACCTCGGTTACATCCAGCCCTTCTTTTTTCAGCAGCGCAGCGGTGCCGCCGGTTGACAGAAGTTTAACGCCCCGGCTGTGCAGCGCGCGGGCAAAATCCACGATACCGGTTTTATCCGATACGGAAAGCAAAGCGGTCTTGATAGTCATGAGAGAATAATTACAGTAAATGATGAGAAAGCAGTTTTTTGCGCAGCGTGTTGCGGGTAATACCCAGCATGTCTGCCGCGCGCGACTGGTTGTGTCCGGCCTTGAGCATGACCACTTCAAGCAGCGGCTTCTCTACGCAACTTGTGACCATGTTCCAAAGGTTGCCGGCTTCGCCGTCGCCCAGTTCTTTAAAATAAAGTTCAAGGTTTGTGCGTACACATTCCTGAAGATCTTGTGTATTGTTCATAATGGCGGTGTGGGGGAAATTCTTGTTGTTCTGACTTAATGGACTGCTGCTTGTGGAACCCGCGGTGCCGATTCGTTGATCAGCTTGGTGAACCACTGATTGACTGCATTGTACTGCGCCTGACAG of the Advenella mimigardefordensis DPN7 genome contains:
- the ruvA gene encoding Holliday junction branch migration protein RuvA, producing MIGRLTGLLIEKQPPGLCLDVNGVGYDIDVPMSTFYDLPEAGAKVTLYTHLAIREDAHVLYGFLRQDERATFRALIKVTGIGARTALAILSGMSSADLSAAIAQQDTALLTRIPGIGKKTAERLLLELRGKLDAIAPATPAATGQNDVLNALLALGYSDREARATVKTLPADLGVSEGIRAALKVLSS
- the purH gene encoding bifunctional phosphoribosylaminoimidazolecarboxamide formyltransferase/IMP cyclohydrolase, yielding MTIKTALLSVSDKTGIVDFARALHSRGVKLLSTGGTAALLKKEGLDVTEVAEHTQSPEILDGRVKTLHPRIHGGLLARRDSQAHLDTLQTHNIDPIDLLVVNLYPFRETIAKAGCTFADAVENIDIGGPAMLRAAAKNHGTREGGVTVVIDPSDYAAVLRELDEQGSTSYGLRLSLAKKVYAHTAAYDGAIANYLSAITDAEPEQENEPARQSWPESLTIQLRQHQALRYGENPHQSAAFYLDASVPAGVLGNYVQLQGKELSYNNIADADAAWECVRTFAAPACVIVKHANPCGVAVADDAAGSYRKAFKTDPTSAFGGIIAFNRIVDEATAQAVSEQFVEVLLAPEYTPDALVLLAGKKNVRVLTVALGEGQNPFDVKRVGGGWLVQNPDHKPLAASDCKVVTRKQPTAQQMDDLLFAWNVAQFVKSNAIVFCREGMTYGVGAGQMSRIDSARIASIKAENAGLSLQNTAAASDAFFPFRDGLDVIVQAGADCVIQPGGSMRDDEVIAAADEHGIAMVLTGTRHFRH
- a CDS encoding helix-turn-helix domain-containing protein, with the protein product MNNTQDLQECVRTNLELYFKELGDGEAGNLWNMVTSCVEKPLLEVVMLKAGHNQSRAADMLGITRNTLRKKLLSHHLL
- the ruvC gene encoding crossover junction endodeoxyribonuclease RuvC, which produces MRILGIDPGLRRTGFGVIDAAGMRISYVGSGTIVVPSDIPLHERLKVILDSIREVVDTYSPTVSALEKVFVNTNPASTLLLGQARGAAMCALADRHLDVTEYTALQIKKAVVGNGHAQKEQVQHMVQRLLTLNSLPAPDSADALACAICHAHAAPLATRLSGQDLLLGTRRGRSRLRAGRLID